The genome window GATCAATATCCATCAAAGTTTATACATAATGTGACTCCCATAAATATAATCCTTCATATACATCTATatctatatagatatacatattatataGTTTTCGATGGTCGCGGAGAACAAACAAGCAAGATTATGGGATTATGGCATGTGATTTTTCCTCTAATGCTGCCATCACGTGCCCTTAATCTTGTATTAGATATACTTCTCAGCGAGTGGTGTACAGCACTGAGATGTGTCATCTTTGCTACTTGTCTTGACCAAATCTTAACTAGCAATCTTTATCCCATCTGTATGGGGCCAATGGATAGAGTCATGGTTTGCATGCATTCTAAAGTTGCTTTGTTCCAAAAGCTCAATTGGTATATAACATATCAAAGCCAATATGACTTCAGAACCATCCTTGAGATGATCGTTTCAACCTTTTCAGACACTTTGTAGCTAAAGGCAGTCTTTAAATAGCAGCAGAAGCTGCATTTGTGTCTCTAACTCAACAAAATAGCAATGGCTAATTCCCATTTCTGTATCCACATCCACAAAGGTCTGATGGCTGATGGAATGCAGCTGATTCGAAGTAGGCCAAACTTTGCTGATCATGGAGGCTGAACAGTTCCTTGACGATACTAAACATCTGTGAAGGAGAACAAGCAAGCTGGATTCTCACATACTTATCCAAGAACTTGCTGCGGTTACAGGAGTTTGGACATGGAGTGCGGGGTGCCATCAGTCAAAAGGTCATCGATGCTCTGTATCTGATATGCTCGAGGGCCAAAAGAAGGAATCCATGGACCGCTGTTTGGGATTCTTTTTCTCATCGCAGTCAGTGGAGTCATCAGACTTGTGGAATCCCTGCAAGAATAAGAACAAGAGCACATGGGAGAGGAGACTTTAGATTAAACATATTATTAAGGGTTTCATCATGATGTCCATATCACATTTACAGAAAATGTGAAGATTTCATTCTGTCTTCGAAAAGGTAAGATCACTGGCGCAGGGCATCTCTATCTAAATTATATTAGAGGGAATCATTATCCTCAGGAATTCGTCTTTGGAACGCCATCGTCATGCATTATCAGCTTTATCTAAGCAGAGGAACATATGCTACTGCAGGAGAAGACAAGTGGAGAGTTTGTAAACACTTGCTCAGCGCAAGAAATGCAGTCTTCTAATTAAGCTTTGATCAACGAAGAAGGCGAGGTGATGAGAAACCAAACTGCAGATAGACACATAATGTTATTTCATATCTATTTTATCTTAAAAAGAAGACAAATCCCACATTAAAAAAAGTATTATTTCCAAAGGAAGAACAATTTGAGCTCACAGAGTCACGAAAACAGAGTAAAGTTATAATATGTTGTATAATTTCTGGATTCCATCTCGGATTGGTGTGGACAAAGTGAAACGAGTTATTTCATCAGCTACGCAATTCCTGTTGGTGTGGTGGAGTGGAACGATTCTTATTAGCTGACTTATTATCTGAGTTCTCCTCggaagagaaaacatttgtagctCTATTATTTCATTTCTTCTAAGATTTTCTTCGGCTCAGCTTTTAAGGCCATTGCTTCTGATATTTTTTGGTGGATTCCGATAATTAAGCTGGAGATCTTACGGCAAAGTTTATATGCACAAGCAAAATTTTTGAGTGAGGAAGCATACCGAACACCGAGAAAACATGCGTGAAGTATAGTGAGAAGCATAAGTCGAGGCAATCAAATATCCTTTTGTTATCgagcaagcatatatatatatatatacttgtctcTATGTTTAGGCCGAGAAATATGAATTGAAGAGATGCTGCACAGTATTCTTCTAGCTTGCTAGTCGGACAATGGATCACAATTATCAGGTGTTTGAGGTGACCCGGAACTGCACAGTATAGCCTTTGATTAGAGATGATAAACACATGCAAACTCCAACAATCTTGGGAATGTATCGAGGACTTTTAGGCACACTGGGCATTAACAAATAAGAACATATCACGTCACGTCAAACTCAGAATGTCTTCGTTACTCGACTTCTGTCATGGCTTCCGAATATTCCTAGCTCTATCCCTTGTGCTTTATCTTCGGATGCTGTTAAACTCTACTGGGGATGAAGAGGGATATGAATTCAACTCGAGAAGATGTGACGAGGAAACATAGCACTTGGTTTTTATTCTGAACACCGACTTACAGATTGACGACTGCGTGTCCTGAGAACAAGCAGCCATTATTCAGATGCAGATCATGTTTGCAATTATGTAATCCATGCATGAGACACCAAACTAGTACAATGAATTATATCCTCCTATAATCCAACAATAGATTCGCAGCTTCTCCATCCTCAAATAGCTCTGACTGCCTCAAATCTCGGTTCCTTGGGCTCGTACTTCTGCTTCGCGTACACGTCCATGTAGTCCCCGAACAGAAACTTTGGGTACAGAGCAGGAGGGGCAGCTTCCTCGGTGGCGGCGCCGGCGGCTGGAGCGATGGTCGCCTTCAGGGAGGGGTTGTAGAAGGAAGCGATGGAGCGGCGGTTGCCGTGGCTGGTGGCGAGCACCCGGTGCCACGCGCTCTTGTAGCGACCGTTGCTGAGGACCTCGATCTGGTCTCCGGTGTTTATGACGATGGCGTCGGCCAAAGGCTGAACGTCGATCCACCGGCCGTCCTTGAGCATCTGGAGGCCGCCGACTTGGTCGTCCTGGAAGAGGAGGATGACGCCGCCGGCGTCGGTGTGGGCGCGAAGGCCCTTCACCAGGTCCAGGCGCGGGCACGGCGGGTAGTGGCTCACCTTGGTGCCGAAGAAGGGCGGGTGCTGGCCGTCCCCAGAGAATGCTTTCTTGATGCAGCCCTTTTCGAAGCCCAGATTCTCGTCCATTACCTCCATCATTTTCTCCGCCAGCTTCCTGATTTCTTCCCTGTACTCCTTCATGGTCTCCCTGCAGAGCAATCATCGGATCACATCGTCATCGGGTTTGTGGCTATCGTAGCAACTAAAACTCGAGCACAGCAGCGGCATGCGAACTCTACTCGAAGTCCGGAGGGTTGGACGGCCATTCGTTGTCGTCTTGAAGAACGAACACGTCCTCCCAGTCCACGTTGTCCAAGCGTTGACCATCGCCTTCTTTCACCAGTGTGTCCAACAGCTGAACGGGTTTGGATCCCTCGAAGCGCTCCTCCCTCAACTTATAGCACTCGGAGCTGACCTTCTTCACGCGTTCCAGCAGCTCGACCGGAATCCCATGGTTCACCAGCTGCGAGCAGACGATACAGAGCATCGGGAACATAGCACCTTTACACCAGCATAGCCATGAAAGCAGAGGAGAGGAGCGGGGTGAAGTATGGCAAACCTGAAAGAATCCCCATTCCTCGCATCCATTGGCAATCCGGGCCATGGTTTCGGCCCTTTCCTTGCCATCCAACTTGGAGAAATCGATGACCGGAATCGCCATGTCAACTAAGAAATTAATGGACAGAGAGGAGCGAGTATTGCTGCAAGCTTTGGGAGTGTATTACCGCTCGGATGGATGAAGAGAATTAGAGGGTTATGGGCCCTATTTATGGTGGGCGAAGCTTCGCTCTGCCATCTTGTAGGGGTCCCAATCCGAGGAAGCAACCAGGAACAGACACACGTATCCCCAGTAGATTTCGTGTGTTCTTCGTGAGACAATCCAGACGCATAAAAAATGCGTGGTCAACGCAGACAGCAGCAGCCGCCAAACGTGGGACTCTTAACTCACGAACAGCCACCAGCACCGATGCCATACGAGACGATGGCATATCGGAAGACTTAACGTAGTAAAGTGAGTCACGCTTATCTGATGGTAACAGCCATGGGGGAAATTATATTCTCAAGTTTCACGGtagatatataattaaattaagcGAGTGACAACGAAAGAACACCATATAATGATATTAGTTTCTCTTGTGAAAACAAAATACTAACCATTCGACGAGCACATTTGGACATCAGAAAACCTCCATCTTCATAATTAAATTTCCCTAACATTGATATCATTTTTCTTAGAATCCTATAACATCTCTTTAGAgcgaataaatgataaaaattttaacGATATTTAACATACAATTGTCACACAATACCTATATTGTCCTATGCATACATAATCAAAATAGAGAAACATATACTTTTCTTCGTGACGAGAAAGAAAAATGTGAATTCCTTTTCTCTCATTGTGacaagaaaaataattctaaatctctttttttttatgataaaaaagataATCACAAACTGTCTTTCTCTTTCTAAACGTATAAATATATAtcgtaaatattaaaaaaaaatcactctAACAGATATTTGAAAACTTTTTTCACTAACTCAAAAATGGTAAGGATCGAGTCAAAAAATCTCTTCGATCTTATCTTCGTACAAGTGATACTGTGATACTTCGAGAAGTATAATATTTCAACCTTGGGAGTTATCTTGGATCTAGTTTAGAAAGTATCTCGGATCTATCTTAGATCTATCTTAAAGTCATTTCGGAGCTATTTTGGATCCACCTTAGAATAACCTCAAAATTACTTTGAAAATACTTCGGATAATTCTACGTACATAAACCCAAACCAAGTCAGGCTAACTAAAAAGATAATAAATTTTTTCtctaataataatgatattatttttttgtgaaaataaaATATGAACTATTCGACAAGCAAATTtatgtttataaaaataatataaaatataaatcacaaTGTATTTTCGTCATGATTTATTTTGTAGAATGAGTTAAAAaccaaaaagcaaaaaaaataaatcaagtaTTCTCATtcaacttttcttcttctttcctccttGCATTGATATCATTTTTCTTAGAATCCTATAACATATCTTCGGAACGAATAAATGATAGAAAATTTAACAACATTTAACATGCAATTATTATCACACAAGACCTACACTGTCCTTCATCTGCTTATATGTATAGAGAATCAAAATAGAGAAATATatcattccttctcttttcttatgaGAGGAAAGAAAAACGTGAATTCCCTTCGTTGTGACAAGAAAAATAATTCTagccctcttttttttttaaataaaaaagataattacaaactatttttctctcttctaaacatataaatgtatatcgtaaataaagaaaaagataacTCCTAAAAGATAATCACTCTAacacatatttaaaaaaaattcgcTAACTTAAGTATCATAATGATCAAGTTAGAAAATCACTTCAGCCTTAGTCTTCCTACAAGTAATACTTGGAaaagtataatattttaatctTGTGAGTTATCCTGGATCTAGTTTTGGAGGCATCTCATACCTACCTTGGACCTATCTTGAAGACATCTTAAAACTATTTTGAATCCATCTCAGAACAACTTCGGAATCATTTTGGAGACACTTTGAATAATTCTATTTACACATGTATGTCTAGGTCTAGACTAAGTCATACTAACTAGAATGAGAATGATTTTTTTCTCTAacaataatgatattatttttttcttatgaaaataaaacatgaACTATTCGATAAGCACATTTGTGtttatcaaaataatataaaatataaatcataatatattttttattttgtagaaGGAGTCAGaaaaccaaaaaaacaaaaaaacaaaaaaacaaaagactTGGACAGTAAGTAAATCAAATCAAAGTATTACCATTCAacttttcttcttcctccctccttGGCAAGAGACAAATCTTGCGTAAGATTGATAAGAAATATGTCATAGCATTCATATCATGTGGTGTCAATTGATAAATGTGTTGTAATTTGATTAGGCGGAGAAAAATAATCACATCTAACATGTGGGCGGTCATGTCTGAGAAGGTAACTTCATCAGGCTCATTgaagtatttttttattatttgtacTTCCTCTTCATTAAAACTTTTAAGATATATAAGATATTGGTAACATAATTCAATCATAATATCCATAATTTTCTTTCATACTTGGATTTCTTATTGTTGGAGTAATTTGAGTCAGAATCTAAAAATACTTATCTTTGTAAATAATTTTTATGCTTCATAATTCACATACAATTCTACCTATAGATTATTAGCTTTAAGGATATAATAATCATTTTATTATACTAATCTCTTACAACAAATTAATTTCAAAAACTATTCAAGTTAATTAATATGATAAAcctcattaaaaaaaatcttttccaTTAGGCGATTAACAAAAATGACTTAACACGAGTTAATTAATGTGATAGTCAAGTTTATGTATGTGCTTAAGCTGACAGTCGACTGCTATATTATCTAAACCGAACTCAAGATAAAATTAATTTCCTTCACAGAATTTGACTGCCACGTTTGGCGGCTGCTGCTGTCTGCGTTGACCACGCATTTTTTATGCGTCTGGATTGTCTCACGAAGAACACACGAAATCTACTGGGGATACGTGTGTCTGTTCCTGGTTGCTTCCTCGGATTGGGACCCCTACAAGATGGCAGAGCGAAGCTTCGCCCACCATAAATAGGGCCCATAACCCTCTAATTCTCTTCATCCATCCGAGCGGTAATACACTCCCAAAGCTTGCAGCAATACTCGCTCCTCTCTGTCCATTAATTTCTTAGTTGACATGGCGATTCCGGTCATCGATTTCTCCAAGTTGGATGGCAAGGAAAGGGCCGAAACCATGGCCCGGATTGCCAATGGATGCGAGGAATGGG of Musa acuminata AAA Group cultivar baxijiao chromosome BXJ2-3, Cavendish_Baxijiao_AAA, whole genome shotgun sequence contains these proteins:
- the LOC135606823 gene encoding 1-aminocyclopropane-1-carboxylate oxidase: MAIPVIDFSKLDGKERAETMARIANGCEEWGFFQLVNHGIPVELLERVKKVSSECYKLREERFEGSKPVQLLDTLVKEGDGQRLDNVDWEDVFVLQDDNEWPSNPPDFEETMKEYREEIRKLAEKMMEVMDENLGFEKGCIKKAFSGDGQHPPFFGTKVSHYPPCPRLDLVKGLRAHTDAGGVILLFQDDQVGGLQMLKDGRWIDVQPLADAIVINTGDQIEVLSNGRYKSAWHRVLATSHGNRRSIASFYNPSLKATIAPAAGAATEEAAPPALYPKFLFGDYMDVYAKQKYEPKEPRFEAVRAI